A window from Bosea sp. ANAM02 encodes these proteins:
- a CDS encoding IclR family transcriptional regulator produces the protein MSILSSAVDVLRCFSSTRHDVTVTDLVTLLGMPKSNASRLLRAMRDEGLLETVGESKRYRPSLLLNQVGHLYRFAASLIDRADAVVGDISDRIGHTGYVSVRRGTDIVAVTAHPGRHALRVVTSIGDRIPAFASSTGRALLARLPDDQVSALYPAGFTPPSETAPRDLSDLLDRLAQIREEGFAESRDEAVRGVRALSVAVGDPATGDEVALCLSFPAATVEPAERIAIIRSLGEGAAGIAALTHDNRFCPLNLSIAETAP, from the coding sequence ATGTCCATCCTGTCATCGGCCGTGGATGTGCTTCGCTGTTTTTCCAGCACGCGCCACGACGTGACGGTGACGGATCTGGTCACGTTGCTGGGCATGCCGAAGAGCAATGCCTCGCGCCTGCTCAGGGCGATGCGCGACGAGGGGCTGCTGGAGACCGTCGGCGAGAGCAAGCGTTATCGGCCCTCGCTTCTGCTCAACCAGGTCGGCCATCTCTATCGCTTTGCGGCATCGCTGATCGACCGCGCCGATGCCGTGGTCGGCGATATCTCGGACCGGATCGGCCATACCGGCTATGTCAGCGTCCGCCGCGGCACGGATATCGTCGCGGTCACCGCCCATCCCGGTCGCCATGCGCTGAGGGTCGTCACCTCGATCGGTGATCGCATTCCGGCTTTCGCCTCCAGCACCGGCCGGGCCCTGCTCGCCCGCCTGCCCGACGATCAGGTCAGCGCTCTCTATCCGGCCGGCTTCACCCCGCCCTCCGAGACCGCGCCGCGCGACCTGAGCGACCTGCTCGATCGCCTGGCGCAGATCCGTGAGGAAGGCTTCGCCGAATCCCGCGACGAGGCGGTGCGCGGCGTGCGCGCGCTCTCGGTCGCCGTCGGCGATCCCGCGACCGGCGACGAGGTCGCGCTCTGCCTGTCCTTTCCCGCTGCGACGGTCGAGCCGGCCGAGCGGATCGCCATCATCCGTTCGCTGGGAGAGGGCGCCGCCGGGATCGCGGCCCTGACCCATGACAACCGCTTCTGCCCCTTGAACCTTTCAATCGCGGAGACCGCTCCATGA
- a CDS encoding hydantoinase B/oxoprolinase family protein, which yields MSNRWRIGFDIGGTFTDFILYDSQERSVRLHKRLTTPHDPSEAALIGLGELTEMAGITLADVGDIVHGTTLVTNAVIERKGSKLGLITTRGFRDILEMGTEQRYDIYDLFLTFPDPLVSREHRLEVTERIDRDGQVVTALDAEAVRKAARELEAAGCEAIAVCFLNSYRNPAHEQETGRIVRETCPDLTVSLSSEVVAEIWEYQRFVTTAANAYVQPLMRRYLHRLERELAARAFTGALRLMHSAGGLVSPETARTFPIRLLESGPAGGGLATALFGELAGHKDVISFDMGGTTAKACMIEDGRAEIAPMLEAGRVNRFAKGSGLPIKAPVIDMIEIGAGGGSIAAIDEVGLLKVGPHSAGSDPGPACYGMGGTKPTVTDANLVLGYYDPGFFLGGRMALDLEAARKAVSTVAAPLGLSIEEAAWGIHKVVVESMGAAARVHLVEKGKDPRHYAMVGFGGAGPAHAVDVARVLGVRQVIIPPASGAASALGFLAAPLSFDMVRSLPVEFSEGFDAASVNAVLRDLEVEGRKHLTEAGVKPGDVTVERTADMRLVGQMHDISVPLPAGTIDASSLEAIRAAFSKAYSARYTSVYEGARLEAINFRVRCAGPVPTLSLSGAAGGGDATNKVKGTRKAWFEGGWSEASVYDRYALRSGDTVQGPAIIEERESTTIVPPGDSVSIDDVLNLIVHVAQPNAAETTITADMPLAEAARRIEADPISLEIMWSRMINVVEEMWLTVCRTAFSLVISEAQDFACELLDPEGETLAHSPRAMPVFNLTLPRAVKALLKRYPAQTLKPGDVLITNDPWLCAGHLFDIAVVTPVFLGERVVGLMGTVGHVSDIGGTKDSLRAREIYEEGFQIPPMKLYEAGRINETLVRLLGENVRNSEQVLGDLHSFVAANAIGAERLQSFLTDYGMQDLRALAHVVQSRSEKAMREAIRALPDGTYHGTVSNNPLGTPMHYPLALTVKDDTIHLDFAGAPPQLPQGGLNCTLNYTMAHATYPLKCMLTPSVRGNAGCYRAFSVDAPEGSILNCDKPLAVNLRTRTGWYLAPNIFRALSKAAPKQVQAFTGLPVAASVYGRDAAGDTYSDMLFCGGGQGGSAQGDGKSGLLYPTSAANTSIETFESRVPVLVVEKAYLTDSGGAGQHRGGLGQRVRLRKLSDDGLPTLVSLYPEGVDNPILGLFGGKAGGGASGRVIDEQGHVLRDVGTGDLVQVRQSHEIVELVLAGGAGYGPASERSRDAIARDIALGLVSPDAARRDYGVQGAHATQDVGEAKAGILVA from the coding sequence ATGAGCAATCGTTGGCGTATCGGCTTCGACATCGGCGGCACCTTCACAGACTTCATCCTGTACGATTCGCAGGAGCGTTCGGTCCGGCTGCACAAGCGCCTGACCACGCCGCACGACCCCTCCGAGGCGGCGCTGATCGGCCTCGGCGAACTCACCGAAATGGCCGGGATCACGCTGGCCGATGTCGGCGATATCGTCCATGGCACGACGCTGGTCACCAATGCCGTGATCGAGCGCAAGGGCTCCAAGCTCGGCCTGATCACCACCAGGGGTTTCCGCGACATCCTCGAAATGGGGACGGAGCAGCGCTACGACATCTACGACCTGTTCCTGACCTTCCCCGATCCGCTGGTCTCGCGCGAGCATCGCCTCGAAGTGACCGAGCGTATCGACCGCGACGGCCAGGTCGTAACCGCGCTCGATGCGGAAGCCGTGCGCAAGGCCGCCCGCGAGCTGGAAGCCGCCGGTTGCGAGGCGATCGCAGTCTGTTTCCTCAACAGCTACCGCAACCCGGCGCATGAGCAGGAAACCGGCAGGATCGTCCGCGAGACCTGCCCGGATTTGACCGTCTCGCTGTCGAGCGAGGTCGTAGCCGAGATCTGGGAATACCAGCGCTTCGTCACCACCGCCGCGAACGCTTATGTCCAGCCACTGATGCGCCGCTACCTTCACCGGCTGGAGCGCGAGCTGGCGGCGCGCGCCTTCACCGGCGCGCTCCGGCTGATGCATTCGGCCGGCGGCCTCGTCTCCCCCGAGACGGCGCGCACCTTCCCGATCCGCCTGCTCGAGAGCGGCCCGGCCGGCGGCGGCCTCGCCACGGCCCTGTTCGGCGAGCTCGCCGGCCATAAGGACGTGATCTCCTTCGACATGGGCGGCACCACCGCCAAGGCCTGCATGATCGAGGACGGCCGCGCCGAGATCGCGCCGATGCTGGAGGCCGGCCGCGTCAACCGCTTCGCCAAGGGCTCCGGCCTGCCGATCAAGGCGCCCGTCATCGACATGATCGAGATCGGTGCCGGCGGCGGCTCGATCGCCGCGATCGACGAGGTCGGCCTGCTTAAGGTCGGTCCGCATTCGGCCGGCTCCGACCCGGGCCCGGCCTGCTACGGCATGGGCGGCACCAAGCCGACCGTGACCGACGCCAATCTCGTGCTCGGCTATTACGATCCCGGCTTCTTCCTGGGTGGACGCATGGCGCTCGACCTTGAGGCGGCGCGCAAGGCCGTCTCGACGGTTGCCGCGCCGCTCGGTCTCTCGATCGAGGAAGCCGCCTGGGGCATCCACAAGGTCGTGGTCGAGAGCATGGGTGCGGCTGCCCGCGTCCATCTCGTCGAGAAGGGCAAGGACCCCCGCCACTACGCGATGGTCGGCTTCGGCGGGGCTGGCCCGGCCCATGCCGTCGACGTCGCCCGCGTGCTCGGCGTCAGGCAGGTCATCATCCCGCCGGCTTCCGGAGCGGCTTCCGCGCTCGGCTTCCTCGCGGCGCCGCTCTCCTTCGACATGGTGCGCTCGCTGCCGGTCGAGTTCTCCGAGGGCTTCGACGCGGCTTCCGTGAATGCCGTGCTCCGCGATCTCGAGGTCGAGGGCCGCAAGCACCTGACCGAGGCCGGCGTGAAGCCCGGCGACGTCACGGTCGAGCGCACGGCCGATATGCGCCTCGTCGGCCAGATGCACGACATCTCCGTGCCGCTTCCGGCCGGGACGATCGATGCGTCGAGCCTGGAGGCCATCCGCGCGGCGTTCAGCAAGGCCTATTCCGCCCGCTACACCTCGGTCTATGAGGGTGCCAGGCTGGAGGCGATCAACTTCCGCGTCCGCTGCGCCGGCCCGGTGCCGACGCTCTCGCTTTCCGGCGCGGCCGGCGGCGGCGACGCCACGAACAAGGTCAAAGGCACCCGCAAGGCCTGGTTCGAAGGAGGCTGGAGCGAGGCCTCGGTCTATGACCGCTATGCGCTGCGCTCGGGCGACACCGTCCAGGGTCCGGCGATCATCGAGGAGCGCGAATCGACCACGATCGTACCGCCCGGCGACAGCGTCAGCATCGACGACGTCCTGAACCTCATCGTTCATGTCGCCCAGCCCAACGCGGCCGAGACGACGATCACCGCCGACATGCCGCTGGCCGAGGCCGCGCGCCGGATCGAGGCCGATCCGATCTCGCTGGAGATCATGTGGAGCCGGATGATCAACGTCGTCGAGGAGATGTGGCTGACGGTGTGCCGCACCGCATTCTCGCTGGTGATCTCGGAGGCTCAGGATTTCGCCTGCGAACTGCTCGACCCGGAAGGCGAGACGCTGGCGCATTCGCCCCGCGCCATGCCGGTGTTCAACCTGACGCTGCCGCGCGCGGTCAAGGCGCTGCTGAAGCGCTATCCGGCGCAGACGCTGAAGCCCGGCGATGTGCTCATCACCAACGATCCCTGGCTCTGCGCCGGCCATCTCTTCGATATCGCGGTGGTCACGCCGGTCTTCCTCGGGGAGCGTGTCGTCGGCCTGATGGGCACGGTCGGCCATGTCTCGGATATCGGCGGCACCAAGGATTCGCTCCGGGCTCGCGAGATCTACGAGGAAGGCTTCCAGATCCCGCCGATGAAGCTCTACGAGGCCGGCCGGATCAACGAGACGCTGGTGCGCCTGCTCGGGGAGAACGTGCGCAATTCCGAGCAGGTTCTCGGCGACCTCCACTCCTTCGTCGCGGCCAATGCGATCGGCGCCGAGCGGCTGCAGTCCTTCCTCACAGATTACGGCATGCAGGACCTCCGGGCGCTCGCCCATGTCGTGCAGAGCCGCTCGGAGAAGGCGATGCGCGAGGCCATCCGCGCGCTTCCGGACGGCACCTATCACGGCACGGTCTCGAACAACCCGCTGGGCACGCCGATGCACTATCCGCTGGCGCTGACGGTGAAGGACGACACGATCCATCTCGACTTCGCCGGCGCCCCGCCGCAACTGCCGCAGGGCGGGCTGAACTGCACGCTCAACTACACGATGGCGCATGCGACCTATCCGCTGAAATGCATGCTGACGCCGTCCGTGCGCGGCAATGCCGGCTGCTACCGCGCCTTCTCGGTCGATGCGCCAGAGGGCTCGATCCTGAACTGCGACAAGCCGCTGGCGGTGAACCTGCGGACCCGCACCGGCTGGTATCTGGCGCCGAACATCTTCCGCGCCTTGTCCAAGGCGGCGCCGAAGCAGGTCCAGGCCTTCACCGGCCTTCCCGTCGCGGCGAGCGTCTATGGCCGCGACGCCGCCGGCGACACCTATTCCGACATGCTCTTCTGCGGTGGCGGCCAGGGCGGCTCGGCCCAGGGCGACGGTAAGTCGGGCCTGCTCTACCCGACTTCCGCCGCGAACACCTCGATCGAGACCTTCGAATCGCGGGTGCCGGTGCTGGTGGTCGAGAAGGCCTATCTCACGGACTCGGGCGGCGCCGGCCAGCATCGCGGCGGCCTCGGCCAGCGCGTGCGCCTGCGCAAGCTCTCGGATGACGGGTTGCCGACGCTGGTCTCGCTCTATCCGGAGGGGGTCGACAACCCGATTCTCGGCCTGTTCGGCGGCAAGGCCGGCGGCGGGGCGTCCGGCCGGGTCATCGACGAGCAGGGCCATGTCCTCAGGGATGTCGGCACCGGCGATCTCGTCCAGGTCCGGCAGTCGCATGAGATCGTCGAGCTCGTGCTCGCGGGCGGTGCCGGCTACGGCCCGGCCTCCGAGCGCTCGCGGGATGCCATCGCGCGCGACATCGCGCTCGGGCTGGTCTCACCGGACGCCGCCAGGCGCGATTACGGCGTGCAGGGCGCGCATGCCACGCAGGATGTCGGCGAGGCCAAGGCCGGCATCCTGGTTGCCTGA